In Rubrivirga marina, the following are encoded in one genomic region:
- a CDS encoding carboxypeptidase-like regulatory domain-containing protein: MRPALPLLLLLTAAAAAQPGTLAGTVRDARGAPLPGASVYLSGTTRGASADADGRYQLEAVPPGAYRVVASLVGYTADAQEVRLGPGEDRVVDLRLEATTLDLGGVAVEAERDERWQRRLAWFHRTLIGESANADSTRILNPEVLDFRVRWGALRAEAAAPLVIENHALGYRVTYDLSEFSASAVRVQYDGDERFEELPPADSAEAARWEAARVRAYRGSLAHLLQSLLAGTADDAGYAFEVVRTDAYGARPAFRMRADWLMDVGDDGWGTLRGFERIDVTYRGEPEEAAYLESEWFREHRSRPRSVQESSLHLDGRVRIDPQGTPEDPFGISTSGHMAFERLADRVPEEYRPPNEGDAALLRQGHRE, translated from the coding sequence GTGCGTCCCGCCCTCCCCCTACTCCTGCTGCTGACGGCCGCCGCCGCGGCCCAGCCGGGCACGCTCGCCGGGACCGTCCGCGACGCCCGGGGCGCGCCGCTGCCGGGCGCGAGCGTCTACCTCTCGGGCACCACGCGCGGCGCCTCCGCCGACGCCGACGGCCGCTACCAGCTCGAGGCCGTCCCGCCCGGCGCGTACCGGGTCGTCGCGTCCCTCGTCGGCTACACGGCCGACGCCCAGGAGGTCCGCCTCGGGCCGGGTGAGGACCGGGTCGTGGACCTCCGGCTGGAGGCGACGACGCTCGACCTCGGCGGCGTGGCCGTCGAGGCGGAGCGGGACGAGCGCTGGCAGCGCCGGCTCGCGTGGTTCCACCGGACGCTCATCGGCGAGTCCGCCAACGCCGACTCGACGCGGATCCTGAACCCGGAGGTCCTCGACTTCCGCGTGCGGTGGGGCGCGCTCCGGGCCGAGGCCGCCGCCCCGCTCGTCATCGAGAACCACGCGCTCGGCTACCGGGTGACGTACGACCTCAGCGAGTTCAGCGCGAGCGCCGTCCGCGTCCAGTACGACGGGGACGAGCGGTTCGAGGAACTCCCCCCGGCTGACAGCGCCGAGGCCGCGCGCTGGGAGGCCGCCCGCGTCCGGGCCTACCGCGGCTCGCTCGCCCACCTTCTCCAGTCGCTCCTCGCCGGCACCGCCGACGACGCCGGCTACGCGTTCGAGGTCGTCCGCACCGACGCCTACGGCGCGCGCCCCGCCTTCCGCATGCGGGCCGACTGGCTCATGGACGTCGGCGACGACGGCTGGGGCACGCTCCGCGGGTTCGAGCGGATCGACGTGACGTACCGCGGCGAGCCGGAGGAAGCGGCCTACCTCGAATCGGAGTGGTTCCGCGAGCACCGGAGCCGGCCGCGGTCGGTCCAGGAGTCGTCGCTCCACCTCGACGGCCGCGTCCGGATCGACCCGCAGGGGACGCCCGAGGACCCGTTCGGCATTTCGACCTCCGGCCACATGGCCTTCGAGCGCCTCGCCGACCGCGTCCCCGAGGAGTACCGCCCACCGAACGAGGGCGATGCCGCTCTCCTTCGGCAGGGACATCGTGAATGA
- a CDS encoding helical backbone metal receptor, whose amino-acid sequence MSGWSPPTHDDLGRPVPLGASPRRIVSLVPSQTELLADLGLDAEVVGLTRFCVHPEGWNERKQIVGGTKNVRVDRVRELAPDLVIANKEENVREQVEALQAIAPVFVTDVPDVDGALRMTRSVGGLVDRAAEADRLADAVAAGFARLGAEAEGAVPLRALYLIWRDPWMTVGDDTIIADVLRRGGVENAAVGHQRYPTLSPDQFAALAPDVVLLSSEPYPFGPAHVAEVQALAPRAQVELVDGEPFSWYGSRLLRAPDALDDLRRRLAAG is encoded by the coding sequence ATGAGCGGCTGGTCTCCCCCGACGCACGACGACCTCGGCCGTCCGGTCCCTCTCGGGGCCTCGCCGCGCCGGATCGTCTCGCTCGTCCCCAGCCAGACCGAGCTCCTGGCCGACCTCGGGCTCGACGCCGAGGTGGTCGGCCTGACGCGGTTCTGCGTCCACCCCGAGGGCTGGAACGAGAGAAAGCAGATCGTCGGCGGCACCAAGAACGTCCGGGTCGACCGCGTCCGCGAGCTGGCGCCGGACCTCGTGATCGCCAACAAGGAGGAGAACGTCCGCGAGCAGGTCGAGGCTCTCCAAGCCATCGCGCCGGTCTTCGTCACCGACGTGCCCGACGTGGACGGGGCGCTCCGGATGACCCGCTCGGTCGGCGGCCTCGTCGACCGCGCCGCCGAGGCCGACCGGCTGGCCGATGCCGTCGCCGCCGGCTTCGCCCGCCTCGGCGCCGAGGCGGAGGGAGCCGTCCCGCTCCGCGCGCTTTACCTCATCTGGCGGGACCCGTGGATGACGGTCGGCGACGACACGATCATCGCGGACGTCCTCCGCCGTGGGGGGGTCGAGAATGCCGCCGTGGGCCACCAGCGCTACCCGACGCTCAGCCCGGACCAGTTCGCCGCGCTCGCTCCCGACGTGGTGCTGCTGTCGTCGGAGCCGTACCCGTTCGGCCCGGCGCACGTCGCGGAGGTCCAGGCGCTGGCGCCCCGCGCGCAGGTCGAGTTGGTGGACGGCGAGCCGTTCTCGTGGTATGGCAGCCGGTTGCTCCGAGCCCCCGACGCGCTCGACGATCTCCGTCGGCGGCTGGCGGCGGGCTGA
- a CDS encoding aldo/keto reductase has protein sequence MPYTATSDQPAHASGTFDLGDGLTVHRLGFGAMRITGKGIWGEPDSYDESIRVLERAVELGVDLIDTADSYGPFVSEDLIADALAPYPDGLVVATKGGLLRTGPNEWIPDGKPAYLKQAVQMSMRRLKVDTIDLYQLHRIDADVDRDEQFAVLKEFQDEGWVRLVGLSEVSVDEIKAAQDAGLEVATVQNEYNLGTRKSEDVLDFCEEQGIGFIPWFPLNAGKLSDSDLLEDASNQLGASHSQVALAWLLKRSPVMLPIPGTSSVEHLEENVAAAEIEMPDDVFAALDEAAREAA, from the coding sequence ATGCCCTACACCGCCACCTCCGACCAGCCCGCCCACGCCTCCGGCACCTTCGACCTCGGCGACGGCCTCACCGTCCACCGCCTCGGGTTCGGCGCCATGCGGATCACGGGCAAGGGCATCTGGGGCGAGCCCGACAGCTACGACGAGTCGATCCGCGTCCTCGAGCGCGCCGTCGAGCTCGGCGTCGACCTCATCGACACGGCCGACAGCTACGGGCCGTTCGTCTCGGAGGACCTCATCGCCGACGCGCTCGCGCCCTACCCCGACGGCCTCGTCGTCGCCACGAAGGGCGGCCTCCTCCGGACCGGCCCCAACGAGTGGATCCCGGACGGCAAGCCGGCCTACCTCAAGCAGGCGGTCCAGATGTCGATGCGCCGGCTGAAGGTCGACACGATCGACCTGTACCAGCTCCACCGGATCGACGCCGACGTGGACCGCGACGAGCAGTTCGCCGTGCTCAAGGAGTTCCAGGACGAGGGCTGGGTCCGCCTCGTCGGGCTCAGTGAGGTCTCGGTCGACGAGATCAAGGCCGCGCAGGACGCCGGCCTCGAGGTCGCGACGGTCCAGAACGAGTACAACCTCGGCACCCGGAAGAGCGAGGACGTCCTCGACTTCTGCGAGGAGCAGGGCATCGGGTTCATCCCGTGGTTCCCGCTCAACGCCGGGAAGCTCTCCGACAGCGACCTTCTCGAGGACGCGTCCAACCAGCTCGGCGCGTCGCACAGCCAGGTCGCTCTCGCGTGGCTCCTCAAGCGCTCGCCGGTGATGCTCCCGATCCCCGGGACGTCGTCGGTCGAGCACCTCGAGGAGAACGTGGCCGCGGCCGAGATCGAGATGCCCGACGACGTGTTCGCGGCGCTCGACGAGGCCGCCCGCGAGGCGGCCTAG
- the thiL gene encoding thiamine-phosphate kinase: MSEIPDAQPFTPVSDVGEFGLIDKMKAALADAADARDLVAGIGDDAAVYRVGAAGSDGPSRVHVITTDALVEGVHFDRTYVPLRALGWKAIAVNVSDVAAMNARPRFATVALGLPNNLSVEGAEALYTGMAQACERYGLAVVGGDVTASARLTLSVTVVGEAEERAVVYRRGAQPGDLLCVTGDLGSAAAGLRVLLAGKDRMTAGDGAADDPPQPDLTGFAYAVERQLMPQARLDRIEAWAEAGVRPSSLIDVSDGLASEAHHLSQAGTVGAVIDAGLLPVHVQTALAAQRFDERAEAFVLYGGEDYELLFTIPEAEASKLSPDTYAVVGQVVEPKEGVALRLPDGNRVPLEAAGFRHV; this comes from the coding sequence ATGTCCGAGATCCCCGACGCACAGCCCTTCACGCCCGTCTCCGACGTCGGCGAGTTCGGCCTGATCGACAAAATGAAGGCCGCGCTGGCCGACGCCGCGGACGCCCGCGACCTGGTCGCCGGCATCGGCGACGACGCGGCCGTCTACCGCGTCGGCGCCGCCGGCTCCGACGGCCCGAGCCGCGTGCACGTGATCACGACCGACGCGCTCGTCGAGGGCGTCCACTTCGACCGGACGTACGTGCCGCTGCGGGCGCTCGGGTGGAAGGCCATCGCCGTGAACGTGAGCGACGTGGCGGCCATGAACGCGCGGCCGCGGTTCGCGACGGTCGCGCTCGGGCTGCCCAACAACCTGTCGGTGGAGGGCGCCGAGGCGCTCTACACCGGGATGGCGCAGGCGTGCGAGCGCTACGGGCTGGCCGTCGTCGGCGGCGACGTGACGGCCTCGGCCCGGCTGACGCTGTCGGTGACGGTCGTCGGCGAGGCCGAGGAGCGGGCCGTCGTGTACCGCCGCGGCGCGCAGCCTGGCGACCTCCTCTGCGTGACGGGCGACCTCGGCAGCGCCGCGGCCGGCCTCCGCGTGCTCCTGGCCGGCAAGGACCGGATGACCGCCGGCGACGGCGCCGCTGACGACCCGCCGCAGCCCGACCTCACCGGGTTCGCCTACGCCGTCGAGCGCCAGCTGATGCCGCAGGCCCGGCTCGACCGGATCGAAGCGTGGGCCGAGGCCGGCGTCCGCCCGTCGTCGCTCATCGACGTGTCCGACGGGCTGGCCTCCGAGGCGCACCACCTCAGCCAGGCCGGGACCGTCGGCGCGGTCATCGACGCGGGGCTCCTGCCGGTCCACGTCCAGACGGCCCTCGCGGCGCAGCGGTTCGACGAGCGAGCCGAGGCGTTCGTGCTCTACGGCGGCGAGGACTACGAGCTCCTGTTCACGATCCCCGAAGCCGAGGCGTCGAAGCTGTCGCCGGACACGTACGCCGTCGTCGGGCAGGTCGTGGAGCCGAAGGAGGGCGTCGCGCTCCGCCTCCCGGACGGCAACCGCGTGCCGCTCGAGGCGGCCGGCTTCCGGCACGTCTAG
- a CDS encoding MBL fold metallo-hydrolase, translated as MSTSIGTSLVARDVVRVPVAFVNAYLVGPLGGPWVLVDTGLPTTSTWVRRAAEARYGTTPPEAIVLTHGHFDHAGNAAVLADHWGVPILAHEAELPFLTGRSDYPPQDPTPGGAIAFLSRFFPTAGYAFGGRVRALPADGAVPGLPDWRWVHTPGHTPGHVSLFREADRTLLAGDAVATADLDSWIGVATNAREVSRSPVPFVSDWDATDASVRRLADLRPTTLAAGHGRAIDRDAADRLVAFAARSHRPERGRYVPEPAVFGDEVGVVDVPPPAPDRTPTLVAGGTAGAVILSHLLNRARR; from the coding sequence ATGTCTACCTCCATCGGAACGTCGCTCGTCGCGCGCGACGTCGTCCGCGTCCCCGTCGCTTTCGTCAACGCCTACCTCGTCGGGCCGCTGGGCGGGCCGTGGGTGCTCGTCGACACGGGGCTGCCGACTACGTCGACCTGGGTGCGGCGCGCGGCCGAGGCGCGCTACGGGACGACGCCTCCGGAGGCCATCGTCCTCACGCACGGCCACTTCGACCACGCCGGCAACGCTGCCGTGCTGGCCGACCACTGGGGCGTCCCGATCCTCGCCCATGAGGCCGAGCTCCCGTTCCTCACCGGCCGCTCGGACTACCCGCCGCAGGACCCAACGCCCGGCGGTGCGATCGCCTTCCTCTCCCGGTTCTTCCCGACGGCCGGCTACGCCTTCGGTGGCCGCGTCCGCGCGCTCCCTGCCGACGGGGCGGTCCCGGGCCTGCCCGACTGGCGGTGGGTCCACACGCCCGGGCACACGCCGGGCCACGTCTCGCTCTTCCGCGAGGCCGACCGGACGCTCCTCGCCGGCGACGCCGTGGCGACCGCCGACCTCGACTCGTGGATCGGCGTGGCGACGAACGCGCGGGAAGTCTCACGCTCGCCCGTCCCGTTCGTGTCCGATTGGGACGCGACGGACGCGAGCGTCCGGCGGCTCGCCGACCTCCGGCCCACCACACTCGCCGCGGGCCACGGGCGGGCCATCGACCGCGACGCGGCCGACCGGCTGGTCGCGTTCGCCGCCCGCTCGCACCGGCCGGAGCGCGGCCGCTACGTGCCCGAGCCCGCCGTTTTTGGCGACGAGGTCGGCGTGGTGGACGTCCCGCCGCCCGCGCCGGACCGGACGCCGACGCTCGTCGCCGGAGGCACGGCGGGGGCCGTCATCCTGTCCCACCTCCTGAACCGGGCCCGCCGATAA
- a CDS encoding TM2 domain-containing protein: protein MTDFDTDDGLDDLTAEELEEQAFGPDPDRKRRKRTRRRRKQKVRQILKRSTPPASEASSEETFPVPVKASALPVAVSTKFCYACGAELDLRAEVCPHCGVGQPMEPFLRGGRRAKREKSKGGATLLALTLGGIGAHRFYLGQPKIGIAMLLLSWTFLPMLVGWVDFVRFAFMSDRDFATRYGRQTAPMLHPPRPIRRLESARSSEPRHEEDEEEADEERR, encoded by the coding sequence ATGACCGACTTCGACACCGACGACGGCCTCGACGACCTGACGGCGGAGGAGCTGGAGGAGCAGGCGTTCGGGCCGGACCCGGACCGGAAGCGGCGCAAGCGGACGCGCCGCCGTCGGAAGCAGAAGGTCCGCCAGATCCTGAAACGGTCGACCCCGCCCGCCTCGGAGGCGTCATCGGAGGAGACGTTCCCCGTGCCTGTCAAGGCGTCGGCCCTGCCGGTCGCGGTCTCGACCAAGTTCTGCTACGCGTGCGGCGCCGAGCTCGACCTCCGCGCCGAGGTGTGCCCCCACTGCGGCGTCGGCCAGCCGATGGAGCCGTTCCTGCGGGGCGGGCGACGCGCGAAGCGGGAGAAGAGCAAGGGCGGCGCGACGCTGCTCGCGTTGACGCTGGGCGGGATCGGCGCGCACCGGTTCTACCTCGGCCAGCCCAAGATCGGGATCGCGATGCTCCTGTTGAGCTGGACGTTCCTCCCGATGCTCGTCGGCTGGGTGGACTTCGTCCGGTTCGCGTTCATGAGCGACCGCGACTTCGCCACACGCTACGGGCGCCAGACGGCGCCGATGCTCCACCCGCCGCGGCCGATCCGCCGCCTGGAATCCGCCCGGTCGTCCGAGCCGCGCCATGAGGAGGACGAGGAGGAAGCGGACGAGGAGAGGCGCTAA